The genomic segment AGGGCGGGGAGAGGGAGAGCACGTTCCCGTGGACCCCCCCGCCCAGGAGCACCACCCCCCGGCGGAGCCCCTCCACCACGAGCCGCCCCACCAGCTCCGGCGCCGGCTCGCGCGTCCCGCGGTCGCGCACCATCTCCACCCCGATCATCGTTCCCAGCCCGCGCACCTCCCCCACCCGGGGGTGTCCGCGCGCGGCCTCCTCCAGGCGTGCCCGCATCCGCGCCCCCAGCTCCGCCGAGCGCTCCACCAGCCGCTCCTCCCGCAGCGCGGCGATGGACGCCAGCGCCGCCGCGCACCCCACCGGGTTCCCCAGGAAGGTGGAGGTGTGGATCGCCTCCCCGGTGGAGACCGGCCACCGCCCCATGACCTCGTCCGTGCCGATGCACGCGGCGAAGGGGAAGCCGCCGGTGAGCGCCTTGCCCACCACCATCAGGTCGGGGACCACGCCCTGGTGCTCGCACGCGAACCAGCGGCCGGTGCGTCCGAAGCCGGTGTAGACCTCGTCCAGGATCAGGAGCAGCCCCCGCTCGTCGCAGATGCGCCGCAGCCCCGGGAGGAAGCCGTCCGGGGGGACCACGTCGCCCGCGCGCGCCTGCACCGGCTCCGCCAGGATGGCCCCGATCCCCTCCGACGCCGTCCCGGGCGTGTCCAGCAGGTGCTCCACGTACCGCAGCGCCGCCGCGCCCACCTCCTCCGGGTCGCGCCCGAAGGGGGAGCGGTAGGCGTACGGGTACGGCGCGAACACGGCGGTGCGCCCGAGCTGCGCCGCGAAGGGGGCGCGGAAGTCCTCGCGCCCGGACACCGAGAGCGCCCCGTAGGTGAGGCCGTGGTAGCTCCCGTGGAACGCCAGCACCCGGGGCTTCCCCGTGGCGACCGCCGCGGTCTTGAGCGCCGCCTCCACCGCCTCGCCGCCGGAGTTGGCGAGCACGCTCCGGGTGAGCCCGCCCGGGGCGACCTCCGCCAGCGCCCGCAGCAGCGCCACCTTCACCTCCGGCGGGTGCACGTCGCCCATCCCGTGCAGCAGCCGCCCCGCCTGCGCGCGCACCGCCTCCACCACGCGCGGGTGGGCGTGCCCCGCCCCCGCCACCGCGAAGGCGGCGGTGAGGTCCACGTACACGTTGCCGTCCACGTCGCGCACGTTGGCGCCCCGCGCCTCCTCCCAGAACACGGGGAAGTCCTCCGCCAGGTAGGTCACGTTGGGCGACTCGTACCTCCGCAGCTCCGCCGCCAGCGCGC from the Longimicrobiaceae bacterium genome contains:
- a CDS encoding aspartate aminotransferase family protein, translating into MSSPDLGTLLPHLVVAPPGPRSRALAAELRRYESPNVTYLAEDFPVFWEEARGANVRDVDGNVYVDLTAAFAVAGAGHAHPRVVEAVRAQAGRLLHGMGDVHPPEVKVALLRALAEVAPGGLTRSVLANSGGEAVEAALKTAAVATGKPRVLAFHGSYHGLTYGALSVSGREDFRAPFAAQLGRTAVFAPYPYAYRSPFGRDPEEVGAAALRYVEHLLDTPGTASEGIGAILAEPVQARAGDVVPPDGFLPGLRRICDERGLLLILDEVYTGFGRTGRWFACEHQGVVPDLMVVGKALTGGFPFAACIGTDEVMGRWPVSTGEAIHTSTFLGNPVGCAAALASIAALREERLVERSAELGARMRARLEEAARGHPRVGEVRGLGTMIGVEMVRDRGTREPAPELVGRLVVEGLRRGVVLLGGGVHGNVLSLSPPFVVTAEQADAALGVVEEVLHAIP